AATCAAGCATATTTTTCTGCGAGATGCTTTGCTGCTGGATGTTCATGCTTTGCATGATGTGTTCGTATTTTGACATAAAAACTTACATATGCCATAGATATTTTGTagatataaaattttatttgtaattgggAGTAATCTTTTGCTGGCCAATTGACATACAAACATCCATAAATATATACTATTAAATTGAGTCATGTCTAAATGTGCAGTCTAGATTGATAGAATGACTACCCATCATGCCACATTATCTTTGATGGAGCGGTTTAGGGAGGGACGCCCTCTTCCAGCAGTGCTACCAAGCAATGTTATGTTTGATTTATCCAATAGTTTTCAACCTGCAAATAATTACTCCAATGCTGGCACCAAATAATTACTCCAATGCTGGCAATGTAGCCTGGAGACCTGCTTCTGGTATTCATCCATAAACaaatcacttttattttttgaaacttGTAAATCAAGTTTTAATTAGTGTCTATGTTTATGATATAAAGAATGTTGCTTGCTAGTTCAAATCTATCTAATTTCAGTTGTTATTTGTACTCAATGTTTAACGTTGTTATATGGGCTTGTATTCAATGTTTTAATATTATTCTTTGTGAAATTCTTTCAAGAGAATGAGGAACAGGATGACCCATACGAGAGGTGGGATCCAGATTCTGATATGGAGGTTGATGATGAATGGTACTTCAATTTATTCTCCTAATTTGCTCTCATTATCTAGCACTTTCGTCTTTGCAATTTACTGATTTATGGTTTATACAGTAAGCCTTTGCCAAGCAGAGTAAAGAAAGAGATAGTTGAACCTGAAGTTAAAGATCTGGTAAGTCACAAATCATCTCTCGAGCTCAACTTTTTTTTGGGTGTGGAATCATTTAGACTATAATTCACTGTATTTGGCTGCCAGTTCATTTGTCTATTAaacactacaacaacaacaaagccttttcccactaagtggggtcggctatattcTTAAACACTGCTGCATTTAATTTCATGTATAGTAAAACCGTGCTCATTGTCTGATAATGGACAAGTGGTTATATTGTTTGTTCATGGCAAAAAAAACAGAAGCATATTGACGAAAGGCTAAAAGATGAAAGTTACAGGAAAAACAAAATCTCCTATGTACACAAGTTAAATAGTCCCTCTGGAGTTTACTGTTTCATTCGTTTAGATGATGCAATGAACCAACTCAATATGCACCATTCTTGACGGCTCCAACCGTAAACTTACTAAAACCTGGATTTGACTAGAATCTATTCAAACCATCCAAATCATATATAAAGAGGAAGCTTGTCTCTTCATAGTGTTCCGTTGCTCCCCTCTGTTATCCTGTCTCTTGTTTATTGTTATTTGAAGCCTACATTGGTGATTAGTAATGTTCCCTTTCTTGCTTATGAGAATATAATGTTTCCAGCTATGGTATCTACTGCTGTTTATGATTATATGTTTATATCCTGCACGTAGCATTACTTTCTTACGATGTGCTCATTTCCTTTGCTGTGTCGCATTTTAAAATTTACATAAACATGGATGATAACCTATTTGTTATGTTTATTTGCCTCAACATTATCTAATTCTGGTTGTTGTGGCACACTGGAGATCCAGAAACAGACCTCGGAGAACGCTGGAAGCTCAGGCTATGATCCAGCAGTAGATGAGATAACAACAGGCGCAAAAGTGAAATTAACACATAAGTCCATTAGAATCAGGTTCCTCTTTCATAAGAAAACCCTCCCACTAATAGTTTTCTCTGTGACATTGATATTTGCAGGCTTTGGATATGGGATCTGGATCAGTGGATGAACCAACTGTGAAAGTTGAACAAGACACTATGAATAAGCCTGCGGACCAGATATAAACGTATTCACAATCAAATTTATTTAGGGTGACTTGATCACAAGCAAAGTCATTCAAACTTAACTGTGCATCGATTTGTGAAGTTGGTAATTTATTTGAGCAGTAGCATTTCTTGTATTTGTAAGAATTCAACGCTTGTTTAAACTATCATGGATAAGTACCCAAATTTGGCCTCTTGTACATGTTTTTTTCTTCACGGTTTTGAACTATTAAAAGTTAAATAGGAAGGCATGGAACTGTCATTACACTGTTGTATCCCAAAACCGAATTCTTTGGTCGGAACCCTAAAACCGTGCTTATTTCAGGAATCGTAAGTTCAATCGGTAGTCCACTGCCCCTGATTTTGGTGCTCCAAAATCCAATTTTCCTCTTTCATTTGGGTAGATGGGATTAGAAATTTAGGATGTTGTATGATGTTCATATAGGAAGCATTTATTACTAGACTCAAACCTGTGTTATCCTGAATGATTGGGCGTAGGTGACCGatgtttttgaaaagtttggaTGTTAGAAATTATGTTTATAATCTGCTTAACTCATTTCTTTACTCAaaagatttttcatttttcatt
This genomic interval from Malus domestica chromosome 05, GDT2T_hap1 contains the following:
- the LOC103420728 gene encoding histone deacetylase 19-like isoform X4 — its product is MLCLIYPIVFNLQIITPMLAPNNYSNAGNVAWRPASENEEQDDPYERWDPDSDMEVDDECKPLPSRVKKEIVEPEVKDLKQTSENAGSSGYDPAVDEITTGAKALDMGSGSVDEPTVKVEQDTMNKPADQI
- the LOC103420728 gene encoding histone deacetylase 19-like isoform X3, yielding MLCLIYPIVFNLQIITPMLAPNNYSNAGNVAWRPASENEEQDDPYERWDPDSDMEVDDECKPLPSRVKKEIVEPEVKDLIQKQTSENAGSSGYDPAVDEITTGAKALDMGSGSVDEPTVKVEQDTMNKPADQI
- the LOC103420728 gene encoding histone deacetylase 19-like isoform X1 translates to MASTQNQSAHVDLFDAFFRRADLDRDDRISGNEAVAFFQVSSLPKQVLAQNEEQDDPYERWDPDSDMEVDDECKPLPSRVKKEIVEPEVKDLIQKQTSENAGSSGYDPAVDEITTGAKALDMGSGSVDEPTVKVEQDTMNKPADQI
- the LOC103420728 gene encoding histone deacetylase 19-like isoform X2, translating into MASTQNQSAHVDLFDAFFRRADLDRDDRISGNEAVAFFQVSSLPKQVLAQNEEQDDPYERWDPDSDMEVDDECKPLPSRVKKEIVEPEVKDLKQTSENAGSSGYDPAVDEITTGAKALDMGSGSVDEPTVKVEQDTMNKPADQI